The bacterium genome contains the following window.
AGGAGATCCTTGCAAAAACAAATGTTCAGCCTGTGAAGGATACCAATATTCTTGCGATCGAAGTGACTATGGAAAACCCGCAGGAAGCAAAGATAGCAGCTGATGTGGTTGCTGCCGAATTCAAGAGGGTCTATGCAGATATAAACAATTCAGCCGTCAGACAAAGTCGGGAATTCATTGAGGCGCAGTTGGAGACGACTCGCAAGGCTATGGTCAAGGCACAGACCGCGCTCAGGAAGTATAAAGAGGAAAACGGCATAGTCGCTATCGACCAACAGGGTCAGGCTGCAGTGCAGCGGCTCACACAGGCGAAAATGGATCTCAACAGGGCGCAGGCGGAAGCCAGCGTAAGTAATGCACGTCTTGAGAAGGTGACCAAAGAGATACAAGGTCTGCCGGAATACGAGATTTCAAACACACAGACATCACGTGACCCTATATGGCAGCAGTATGCTCAGAATCGTGCCCAGCTGGAGACACAGTTGGCGGAGATGCGCACCAGAAGGGGTGATAAGCATCCTGAGGTGATAGGTCTGAAAAAACAGATCAATGACCTCACGGATAATATGAAAGAAACCAAGCAGGATTACATTGCCGCACAGACCAAAAGCAAGAGTCAGGTCTATGTGAATACTATGGGCAATTGGGTCAATGCAAAAATCGATGATGTCGGATCCAATGCTCAGGTGCAGGCGATGAATGTTGTTCTTGACCAAATACACGACGACCTGTCCGTGCTTCCAGAGCAGCAGGCAAAATATGCCGAACTGGAGACGGACGTGACTGCAGCAACCAATACATATGGCCTTATGAGAAGCAAACTGGACGAGGCCAAGATCAAGGAACAGCAGTCAAAGAATGAAGTAACTTTGAAGACAATTGATCCAGCTTACTGGGTACCGGTCAATCAGCGCAAACCGCTCAAGCTTATATTAGCTCTTCTTCTGAGTCCACTCCTTGGGATTGGCGCGGCATTTCTTCTGCATTATACGGACAACAGCATCAGGACTCCAGGCGATGCTGAGAAACTGCTGGGAATGCCGGTGCTTGCGGCTGTGCCTGCATCAAGGGCTCACTCTCTGGCAAGACAGCAGTGTCCTGAGATTGTTGACATATCTTATCAGATGCTCACATCTAACTTATGGGTCGAAAGCCAGAGTCTGGATTTCAATGCAATAGCGATAATAAGCGCGGAGCCGGATTCAGGGCGCAGTGTTACAGCGTCCAATTTGGCGGTGGCTTTGGCGAGAGAGGGTGCGCGAGTAGTGTTAGTAGACACTGACTTACGCAAGCCTACTCAACATTTGATCTTTGAGGTAGATAATAAAGTCGGCTTAACAAACTTGTTGAGTGGCACTGCCTCGTTGGAAGAAGTTATGGTACCGACAAGGGTTCAGGGCCTTCTTCTGGTTCCGAGTGGACCGGTACCCGAAAATCCAGTGAAGTTTCTGCGCTCGCCTGAAATGAAGAGCTTCTCCGATGAGGTCAAATCATTGGCTGATTTCGTCATATATGACACTCCTGCAGCCGTTACATTTCCTGATCCGATACTTGTTGCAGCTCAGGTCGGAAATGCAATTGTGGTGCATTCAGCAGGCCGCGTGCCAAGAGGCAGCGAAGCTGAGCTTAGGTCGAGATTGGCTTCAGTTGATGTTCATGAGCTCGGAGCAGTACTCAATAAGGTGAAGCGAGAAGACAGCAGCGGATATTTCCATTACAATCGATCATATGTTGGTATAGATACTGCCAAGCTGCACGCCGGCAGGAAAGCTATTCGATCTTGATAAGTGTTGAGAATGTGTGGATGTTACCCAAATAGGCTGATGTAGTCAATGCCGGACGATCCCTTGCTGATATGCGGCAGGGGTTCGTTAGTTCTGTGCACCATTGGGACAGTTTAGCCCGGATTATGCGCTTCCTGTATAATCCTGAGGCTCTGAGAGCATTCTTCACGCTCCCCGTGAAGAATGCGGGCTACTGTATCCATTGGTTGATATCCTGCAAGTCAGGCAAATGATTCATTTGTGGAATATATCTATGAGGATGTCTATTTCCATCAAGCAGTTTGGGAATCATCGGTCATTATTATTGGTATTAGAAGAGTTGGAAGTAAAGCGGATTACGGAGGACTGGGAATGCCTGAGATCATATTAGGCAAGGATGCAAAGATAGATGATGGTGTAAAGCTCGGCTATTTGACAGGTCGCAAGATCAAGGATCATACACTGCGCATAGGTAACGATGCGTGTATACGTTTCGGTACTGTCATTTACGGTGGGACCACAATAGGAAACCGTCTTGCCACAGGCCACAATGTCACGATACGTGAAGAAAACGATATCGGTGACGGTTTCAATGTCTGGAACTGCACCACTATAGACTACGGATGCAAGATCGGAAATAACGTAAAAATTCACTGTAACTGCTATATCGCGCAGTTTACTGTGGTTGAGGACAATGCCTTTATGGCTCCAGGAGTCACGATAGCCAATGATATTCATCCCGGCTGTGAGTTTTCGGGTCAGTGCATGCATGGTCCACACATCGAAGAAGGAGTTGAGATCGGCGTTAACGTGACGATCCTTCCATTTGTGCGCATAGGTGCGCATTCGGTTATCGGTTCGGGTGCAGTTGTCACAAAAGATATTCCTGCAGGATCGGTGGTTGTGGGTAATCCCGGTCGAGTGATCTGCACAATTCATGACTTAAAATGTCAGTCCGGGTTGACAGATGAGCCTTATAAAGATATACTTCTAAATGGCTCCATGGAACCCCCACAGGATCAGAGGTGAATATGGTTCCCCTTATTGATTTAAAGATTCAGCACAAATCCATCGCATCAGAGATTGAAGCCGCCATAAAGAAGGTCTGTGACAACACCGCATTTATTCTCAGTGATGAGATGAAGCAGTTCGAGTCCGAATTTGCTGCTTACTGCGGGGCAAAGCACGGCATTGGTGTTGCGAATGGAACTGAGGCGTTGTTTCTGGCATTATTGGCTCTCGGAATCGGCTCCGGCGATGAAGTTATTGTTCCCTCGAACACATTTATTGCAACGGCTGCGGCAGTTTCTCATACGGGTGCGAAGCCTGTTTTTGTCGATTGTGATCCTGAGACCTATTGCATCGACTGTGCCAAGATTTGTTCGGCCATAACCGACAAGACTAAGGCAATTATGCCGGTTCACCTGTATGGGCATCCGGCAGACATGGACGCGATTATGAGTATTGCTCGCGGCAGTGGTCTCAAGGTGATCGAGGATTGTGCTCAGGCGCATGGCACGCATTACAAAAGTAAGCAGGTGGGTTCCATTGGTGATGCAGCCGGGTTCAGTTTTTACCCGAGCAAGACGCTGGGCGCATATGGCGATGCCGGTATGGTTATGACCAACTCTGATGAGGTTGCAGATAAGTTGCGACTTCTCAGAGACAATGGACGAACGACATGGTACGAGCATGCAATTATCGGGTATAACTCGAGACTGGATGGCATGCAGGCAGCCATATTGAGGGTGAAGCTGAAGTATCTGGACAAGTGGGTCGAGGCAAGGCGGGCGCATGCGAAGGCGTATAATGAGCTGCTTTCGGATGTTAATGGATTGGTATTGCCGATCGAGAAGCCGTATGCTCAGCACTCGTATTATGTATACGTGGTGCGCGCGGCGGATCGAGACTCATTTATGGCAAAGCTCAAGGAAAATGGCATAGGTTGTGGGATTCATTACCCGCTGCCTTTGCATCTGCAGCCAGCGTTTAGTTTCCTCGGCGGCAAACAGGGTGACAACCCAGTAGCTGAGGATTATGCAGGGCATATAGTTTCGATACCGATGTTCCCGGAGCTTACGTCTGAGCAGGTAGCTGAGGCCGCCAAAGTAATCAAAGAAGCCGCCAAATAAAAAATAGTCAATATAAAATACCCAATATTAAATTAGAAGAGCGGCTCTGGCAGGATGATGAAAAGGATAGGGAGTAGCACTATGGCAACGGTGGAAGGCACCGCTGCGAATGAAAACGGCACGCGGGTATACAGCGTGAGGAAAATTAGGCAGTATAAATCCAAGCGCATATTGGACCTGATTGCAGCGTCTTTGGGTCTTGTATTGTCTGCACCTCTGGCAGCCGTTGTTTCTTTACTTATTAAAATTTCGAGCCCAGGTCCAATTCTGTTCAAGCAGGTCAGAATAGGCAAAGGCGGCGAGAAGTTTATATTCTATAAGTTTCGCAGTATGCGCGTTGACTGCGATGATTCTTCGCATCGAAAGTATATGAAGCTCTTCATTGAAGGAAATGAGGAAGAGCTCAAGAGTTTCAATCAGCGCGGCAAAAAGATATATAAGATGACGTGTGATGACAGGGTTACCGCGGTAGGCAGGTTCCTCAGGCGCACAAGCCTTGATGAACTGCCGCAGTTATTAAACGTGCTCAAGGGCGATATGAGCATGGTCGGTCCGAGACCGCATATACCTTATGAGGTGGACTTGTATCAAGACTGGCACCGCCGCAGGCTGCAGGGGCTGCCTGGAATAACTGGCTGGTGGCAGATACATGGACGCAGCAGGGTTACATTCGACGAAAGCGTAAAGATGGATATTTGGTATCTTGAGCACCAATCGGTCATACTCGACATACGGATTATGCTGCGCACTATTACCAAAGCCATCGTCGGGCGTGGAGCCTGTTAACTAAATTCAGAAATCTTCTTTTGGCAGGGAGAACTAATGGGCATAAAAGTAGGTGTTGTCGGGGCTGGCTACTGGGGTCCCAACATTATCAGAAACTTCAATCAGATTCCCACTTGTGAGATGGCAATATGCTGTGACAAGGATACAAAGCGTCTTGCGCATATGAGTCGGCTTTATCCGAATCTGAAGACGACTACAGACTTCGATGACATCATAAACGATCCGACAATAGATGCCGTTGCTGTATGCACTCATGTGTCGGCTCATTACTTGCTGGCAAAGAAAGCGTTGGAGGCGGGCAAGCATGTCCTGGTCGAAAAACCTCTCACAGCCAAAGTCAGCGAGGCTCAGGAACTGGTCGATCTGGCAAAGAAAAACGGCAAAGTCCTTATGGTTGACCACACGTTCGAGTATACCGCCGGCGTCAACAAGATGAAGGAAGTCATCGAGAGCGGAATACTTGGCGATGTGCTTTATGTTAATTGTGCCAGGCTTAACCTCGGCATATTCCAGCGGGATATAAATGTCGTGTGGGACCTTGCGCCGCATGATCTTTCTGTGATCCTCTATGCCACCGGTCTCAAGCCTAAGAGTGTAAGGACAGTCGGAATGAAGCTCCTGCATCCAAAGGTGGAGGATGCGGCTTTCGTGACGCTGAAGTGCGACAACAACGCAAGTGCGGTTATCCATGTGAGTTGGGTCGACCCGCGAAAGGTGCGGACTGTAAGTGTGGTCGGCACAAAACAGATGCTGGTATATGACGATCTGGACCCACTCGCCAAGATTCAGATATATGACAAGGGCGTCGAAAATCCGCCGCACTACGACACTTTCGGCGAGTTCCTGTGTTCATATCACTATGGTGACATACTTATGCCTCGCCTGCAGGAGGCGGAGCCGCTGTCTGTTATGTGCAAGCATTTTCTGGAGTGCTGCGAGACCGGCAAAAAGCCGCGCAGTTCCGGCGAGAGCGGCTTGAACATGGTAAAAATCCTTGCGGCATCGGATGAGTCCATCGCAAAAGGCGGCATGGAGATATCCATCTGATTTGGTATTTAGTATATTGTATTGGTTATTTATGCATGATGCGGACTAGCTCGACGGCTTCAGTCACCGTACGGTGACTGAAGCCGTTATGTCTTTCAAAATCCCTATAGGTCGGCTTCCATCTCTACCAGTCTCAGTTCTTTTACCCTCTCCCGTCTGCCCGTATCCTTAAACCCGACTGAGCTCCAGAACGCAAGCGCCGGTTCGTTATTAACGTAGACATTGGCGATGATAGTCTTGTGTCTGCCGAGTGATCGAGCATGCTCTTTTACCTTTTCCACGGCCATATGCCCGAATTTACGTCTGCGATGCAGTGGGCGGATATAAAATTCATCGATGCGATAGCTCAGCGTGATATCGCGCATAAAGCAAAAACCTATAGGCTCGTGGTCATAGAGGATTATAAACGGCACACAGTGTTCGTCTTGCCAGAAGTAGTCGAAGCAGGGGTAATGATATGCTCCACCGCGGCGTTTCTCGTGGTCGTATTCGGACAGCTCGTGAGCATATTCCTGATACATTTCCCAGAGTTTTTCCTTGCTCTCCTCGGGTGCTACTATGATCTCGATCATGGTTGACCTGCTCCTTTCGCACTTTGGAGTACTGCCTACTTATACGTTTCGGATCGCTGTTCCTTCCATTTATATGCCTACACAAAAAATGAAGGATTGTTTCAGGTTACAAAAGAACGCTGTCATGTAATGTCGAGCTGAGATGATTCTCGTCAATTCCCTGTAAAGGAGAAAAGTGCATTGATAAGAAAGTGTTTGTGCATTATTACCATACTTCTGCCGATTGGTGCGTGCTGCGCCCAGTCGATCCCTCGGCCCGAGTATCCCGTTCCACAGATGAAAAGGGCTGACTGGGTAAACCTCAATGGTACATGGGAGTTTACAGAGACAGATGACAACGATGCTGTCTTTCTTGACGGTCGCCCATATCCCGACAAGATCATTGTACCGTTCTGCCGGGAGAGTAAGCTGTCGGGGCTTGAACGCAAAGGCTTTATCAAAAACGTGTGGTATCGCAGAACATTCGAGCTGCCTTCGGGATGGAAGTCACCGCGCACACTGCTTCATGTTGGCGCCAGCGACTACAAGACCAGTGTCTGGGTAAACGGTCAGACTGTGGGTGAACACATAGGCGGAAGCGCTTCGTTTGCATATGACATAACTCGTTTTCTTAACAAGGGCAAGAATACCGTAGTAATTCATGTCTTCGACGACACCCGCAGCGGACTTCAGCCTCTGGGTAAACAGTCAACTTCACTCAACAGCTACGGATGTCTCTATACCAGAACAACCGGCATTTGGCAGAGCGTATGGCTCGAAGGCGTCGGCTCAACTTACATCAAGGATTTCAAAGTGGAACCGGACCCGGACAACTCAAGAGCGCTGATACAGGCCGAGATAGATGGTCCCAGTAAAGGCTTGAAGCTAAAAGTCGATGCGTATGCGGGCAATAAACTTGTTTCCAGTGCCGTCACAGCCGCTGATTGGCGAGATAGCTACCTTGTGCTTAACCTTGCCCAGAAGCGCCTTTGGTCGATTGAAGACCCGTTCCTGTATGAGCTGAAATTCACTCTCCTTCGCGGCAAAGATGTGGTCGACAAACTGGGCTCGTATTTCGGCCTGCGAAAGGTTTCGATACAGGGTGCAGCCATTCTCATCAACGACAAGCCTGTGTTTCAGCGAACAGTCCTGGATCAGGGTTTTTATCCTGACGGTATCTGGACTGCACCCACTGACCAGGCTCTGCGAGATGATATCGAGATGTCTCAGGCGGCGGGCTTCAACGGCGCGAGGCTCCATCAGAAAGTCTTCGATCCCAGATATCATTACTGGGCAGACAAGCTGGGCTACATCACATGGGGCGAGTTTCCAAACTGGGGACTGGATTACTCAAAGCCGGAAATCAATTTGAATGTGGTGGACGAATGGGTGCAGATTCTCCGACGTGACCGCAATCATCCTTCGATAATCGGCTGGTGTCCGTTCAATGAGAGCAGCGATGCGGCTGTGGCTCTTCAAAACAGCGTGGTCAATATAACCCGAGCGATCGACCCATCGCGCCCGATTATAGATTCCAGCGGCTGGTCACATAGCTTGGCTGACCCTGAGGTTCTTGATATGCATGATTACGATCAAAAACCGACAACATTCAGAGGACGCTGGGTCGATGCCTTTGCTGGCGAGGCCGGCGGCTTGCCGGAGCGCTATGGAACTTCACAACTAAGAGCCAGAATGCCGTTTTTTGTGAGCGAATACGGGGGCATCGGCTGGGAACTAGCCGGTGGCGGCTGGGGCTATGGCAAGACTCCCAAGGACTTGGATGAGTTTTATACCCGCTACAAAGGTCTGACGGATGCGCTGCTGGACAGCACGCACTTTGGGTTCTGCTACACGCAGCTCACTGATGTCGAGCAGGAACATAACGGCATATATACATACGACCGCAAGCCCAAGTTCGACATTGCCAAGATAAAGCGAATAAACACTCGCAAGGCCTACTATGAAAAGAACCCACCGATAAATATTTCCAGAAAGCTGGTTGATGATGACTGGAATGTGCTTGTGGGAGCATTTCAAGACGCCGATAAGGCCAAGGTATGGCGCTATACATTCGATAAACCCACCGATGACTGGATGAGTCCGGGCTTTGACGATAACTCCTGGCCGCTCGGCAGAGGAGCATTTGGCAAGAGACAGGGATGGGACATGTATATAGGCACACCCTGGACAACCAAGGACATCTGGCTTCGGCAGGACTTCAGTGTCGACAAAACCGATATCAAGTATGCCATGCTTGCAGTCCATTATGATGATGATACTCAAGTCTATCTCAACGGAGAGTGCATTTGGAATGGCAGTGGTTGGAGTGACGGCTACATTGGGATAGATGTCACCCAAACCGTCAAGAAAGCACTTAAGCCCGGCAAAAACAATATAGCCGTCCACTGCTGGCAGGACTGGGGCGGACAGTATATCGACCTTGCGCTGCTGGTTAAAGACAGGAAATAGGTAACAATAATATTTATGATGAAATCAGAACTTTCCAACCGTGACAGGCTCAAGCGTGTCCTTGACTTCCAATCTGTTGATCGTCTGCCCATGATCGAGTGGGCGGCATGGTGGGACAAAACAATCGATAGATGGCATGGCGAGGGTCTGCCTGCCGAGCTTAGTGTCGGCAGCGATATTAACGCATATTTTGGCCTCGATGCTCAGTTGCAGTATTGGATATTTACATGTGGACCGGACTGTCCGCAGCCCTCAGGCCAT
Protein-coding sequences here:
- a CDS encoding polysaccharide biosynthesis tyrosine autokinase gives rise to the protein MEFWRYYRIIRRRRWLIILGMIVCVGAVAINNMLTPRLYMGRTTVMESTGMSSEGTPIYAEQQMMMDVQLKLSNLGNIATSQRVLTNAADTLQDLNLSYKPEEILAKTNVQPVKDTNILAIEVTMENPQEAKIAADVVAAEFKRVYADINNSAVRQSREFIEAQLETTRKAMVKAQTALRKYKEENGIVAIDQQGQAAVQRLTQAKMDLNRAQAEASVSNARLEKVTKEIQGLPEYEISNTQTSRDPIWQQYAQNRAQLETQLAEMRTRRGDKHPEVIGLKKQINDLTDNMKETKQDYIAAQTKSKSQVYVNTMGNWVNAKIDDVGSNAQVQAMNVVLDQIHDDLSVLPEQQAKYAELETDVTAATNTYGLMRSKLDEAKIKEQQSKNEVTLKTIDPAYWVPVNQRKPLKLILALLLSPLLGIGAAFLLHYTDNSIRTPGDAEKLLGMPVLAAVPASRAHSLARQQCPEIVDISYQMLTSNLWVESQSLDFNAIAIISAEPDSGRSVTASNLAVALAREGARVVLVDTDLRKPTQHLIFEVDNKVGLTNLLSGTASLEEVMVPTRVQGLLLVPSGPVPENPVKFLRSPEMKSFSDEVKSLADFVIYDTPAAVTFPDPILVAAQVGNAIVVHSAGRVPRGSEAELRSRLASVDVHELGAVLNKVKREDSSGYFHYNRSYVGIDTAKLHAGRKAIRS
- a CDS encoding N-acetyltransferase, with amino-acid sequence MPEIILGKDAKIDDGVKLGYLTGRKIKDHTLRIGNDACIRFGTVIYGGTTIGNRLATGHNVTIREENDIGDGFNVWNCTTIDYGCKIGNNVKIHCNCYIAQFTVVEDNAFMAPGVTIANDIHPGCEFSGQCMHGPHIEEGVEIGVNVTILPFVRIGAHSVIGSGAVVTKDIPAGSVVVGNPGRVICTIHDLKCQSGLTDEPYKDILLNGSMEPPQDQR
- a CDS encoding DegT/DnrJ/EryC1/StrS family aminotransferase, with translation MVPLIDLKIQHKSIASEIEAAIKKVCDNTAFILSDEMKQFESEFAAYCGAKHGIGVANGTEALFLALLALGIGSGDEVIVPSNTFIATAAAVSHTGAKPVFVDCDPETYCIDCAKICSAITDKTKAIMPVHLYGHPADMDAIMSIARGSGLKVIEDCAQAHGTHYKSKQVGSIGDAAGFSFYPSKTLGAYGDAGMVMTNSDEVADKLRLLRDNGRTTWYEHAIIGYNSRLDGMQAAILRVKLKYLDKWVEARRAHAKAYNELLSDVNGLVLPIEKPYAQHSYYVYVVRAADRDSFMAKLKENGIGCGIHYPLPLHLQPAFSFLGGKQGDNPVAEDYAGHIVSIPMFPELTSEQVAEAAKVIKEAAK
- a CDS encoding sugar transferase, with amino-acid sequence MATVEGTAANENGTRVYSVRKIRQYKSKRILDLIAASLGLVLSAPLAAVVSLLIKISSPGPILFKQVRIGKGGEKFIFYKFRSMRVDCDDSSHRKYMKLFIEGNEEELKSFNQRGKKIYKMTCDDRVTAVGRFLRRTSLDELPQLLNVLKGDMSMVGPRPHIPYEVDLYQDWHRRRLQGLPGITGWWQIHGRSRVTFDESVKMDIWYLEHQSVILDIRIMLRTITKAIVGRGAC
- a CDS encoding Gfo/Idh/MocA family oxidoreductase, yielding MGIKVGVVGAGYWGPNIIRNFNQIPTCEMAICCDKDTKRLAHMSRLYPNLKTTTDFDDIINDPTIDAVAVCTHVSAHYLLAKKALEAGKHVLVEKPLTAKVSEAQELVDLAKKNGKVLMVDHTFEYTAGVNKMKEVIESGILGDVLYVNCARLNLGIFQRDINVVWDLAPHDLSVILYATGLKPKSVRTVGMKLLHPKVEDAAFVTLKCDNNASAVIHVSWVDPRKVRTVSVVGTKQMLVYDDLDPLAKIQIYDKGVENPPHYDTFGEFLCSYHYGDILMPRLQEAEPLSVMCKHFLECCETGKKPRSSGESGLNMVKILAASDESIAKGGMEISI
- a CDS encoding GNAT family N-acetyltransferase; the encoded protein is MIEIIVAPEESKEKLWEMYQEYAHELSEYDHEKRRGGAYHYPCFDYFWQDEHCVPFIILYDHEPIGFCFMRDITLSYRIDEFYIRPLHRRRKFGHMAVEKVKEHARSLGRHKTIIANVYVNNEPALAFWSSVGFKDTGRRERVKELRLVEMEADL
- a CDS encoding beta galactosidase jelly roll domain-containing protein, translating into MIRKCLCIITILLPIGACCAQSIPRPEYPVPQMKRADWVNLNGTWEFTETDDNDAVFLDGRPYPDKIIVPFCRESKLSGLERKGFIKNVWYRRTFELPSGWKSPRTLLHVGASDYKTSVWVNGQTVGEHIGGSASFAYDITRFLNKGKNTVVIHVFDDTRSGLQPLGKQSTSLNSYGCLYTRTTGIWQSVWLEGVGSTYIKDFKVEPDPDNSRALIQAEIDGPSKGLKLKVDAYAGNKLVSSAVTAADWRDSYLVLNLAQKRLWSIEDPFLYELKFTLLRGKDVVDKLGSYFGLRKVSIQGAAILINDKPVFQRTVLDQGFYPDGIWTAPTDQALRDDIEMSQAAGFNGARLHQKVFDPRYHYWADKLGYITWGEFPNWGLDYSKPEINLNVVDEWVQILRRDRNHPSIIGWCPFNESSDAAVALQNSVVNITRAIDPSRPIIDSSGWSHSLADPEVLDMHDYDQKPTTFRGRWVDAFAGEAGGLPERYGTSQLRARMPFFVSEYGGIGWELAGGGWGYGKTPKDLDEFYTRYKGLTDALLDSTHFGFCYTQLTDVEQEHNGIYTYDRKPKFDIAKIKRINTRKAYYEKNPPINISRKLVDDDWNVLVGAFQDADKAKVWRYTFDKPTDDWMSPGFDDNSWPLGRGAFGKRQGWDMYIGTPWTTKDIWLRQDFSVDKTDIKYAMLAVHYDDDTQVYLNGECIWNGSGWSDGYIGIDVTQTVKKALKPGKNNIAVHCWQDWGGQYIDLALLVKDRK